Within Thermodesulfobacteriota bacterium, the genomic segment GGATGAGCCTCACGCCCGGGAGCCCTAGATTACCCGAGTTGCAGACGACGCACGTAATCCCGCTGATCACGCGCCGCCTCCCGTCGATCGTTATCGTATAGCGCGTGTTCGGCATCGTCCTCCCGTAATGAAGCGCCGTCCACAGATATGCGAGCACGCCGAACCTGTTCTTGAGCCCGGGCTCGGTGAGCACGGTCATCGCCGCCTCGAGCCCGATCCCCACCCTCAGCAGAAAATGCTGCTCGCCGACGACGCCGATGTCCACCTTCCTCACTACCACGTCGTCGCAGAGCAGAAAATCCAGCGCCTCGCACGTATCCACTGGTATCTCCATCTCGGCCGCGAACACGTTCGCCGTCCCGCCGGGTATGACGCCCAGAACGGCATCCGCCCCGATGAGCCCCTCAGCCGTTTCGAGAACCGTCCCGTCCCCGCCGACCGCCACGACGAGGTCGGCCCCGTCCGCGGCGGCCTCCTTCGCGATCTCCCGCGGCAGCCTGCCGGGCTCGGTGTAAACGATCCGGTAATCGAGCCCCTTCTCCTCCAGCCTCTCCTCTATCATATCGACGTCCGACTCCGCCTGCCCCGAAACCGGATTCACGATCACACATATCTTCTTGAAACGCACACGTGCTCCCCGTGGAAAAAAGATGCTTATATTCTAGCACACGCGCGGAAGCAAACAGCGTACCACCATATCTCATGCTCGCAGTCCTCGCGGTTCTGTCCGCGGCGGCCCGCGGCTCCCTCGCGAACGAGCCGGAGCCGCCTCCGATGATGAAGGGTGCGGACACGCCGTCCGTCAGGCAATGCGGCGAATGGAAGTCCCACGAGTACAAAAATTACGTCGTCAACACCCGCCACTCGACCGACTTCGCCGGGCGCGGCACACCACGTGCACGGGAAATCGAAGTAGTGGCCTCCCGCCATCACCTCCGAACGCGCTTCCGATGCATAGGCTCCGAATGTGATTCGTCGAGAAGCACACGCGCGTGTGTGTCATTCCTGTGCAGGCAGGAATCCATTCATTGTTCTGCCAGTCATAAATCAAGAGGCCCTGTCATCTCGAACAACAATTCCGAGCGTGCGAGGAATCTCCACACTTCTGTCATTCCTGCAACGAATGCGAGCAAGTGAGTATTCGGACGCCCCCGGCCGACTGCAATTAAGTACCTCCAGTACAGCTCGAAAGCAGCTCAAATCAAAATAGCAGGAATCCATTCAGCAATCCTTTGCCTTTATATCCCCCCTTAGGAAAAGGGGGGATCATGGGGGGATTT encodes:
- a CDS encoding diacylglycerol kinase family lipid kinase, which encodes MRFKKICVIVNPVSGQAESDVDMIEERLEEKGLDYRIVYTEPGRLPREIAKEAAADGADLVVAVGGDGTVLETAEGLIGADAVLGVIPGGTANVFAAEMEIPVDTCEALDFLLCDDVVVRKVDIGVVGEQHFLLRVGIGLEAAMTVLTEPGLKNRFGVLAYLWTALHYGRTMPNTRYTITIDGRRRVISGITCVVCNSGNLGLPGVRLIPEIDPSDGYLNVVVFRQASLLAAFGLVYNAVSGFVARRKGGGRIRVERKDLTMYSIPAKEVVVEASPPQVAARDGEEINGGFPLRIGILRDAINVAAHRREGE